The following are encoded together in the Thermosipho atlanticus DSM 15807 genome:
- a CDS encoding LacI family DNA-binding transcriptional regulator: MRKKRKITIKDVAKKAGVGVGTVSRVINNNPHVKAQTKEHVLKVIQELGYLPNPHARRLSSGHTKIVTTIFPQMVGEFHQLLLSGIDSELEKEGYTSFVYPLYSENRYNFVRESSDFVLGTDGLIVDALNVDQLLLQFIPKNMPVVSVEYESEMYDSVLVDNYYGGMLAGDYLANFDEEIYIITHKKEGQLESTVFEERVNGFIESIERKGRKVTQIFEIQLDWLQAFNTAKIIFSNSKKCAIFAATDYFAFPVLEYARVVGLEPNKDFHLCGFDNLTLSDILNITTIKQPIVEMGSIAGQILLRKILGYVRKPQTIVLKPELILRKT; this comes from the coding sequence ATGAGGAAAAAAAGAAAAATAACAATTAAGGATGTGGCAAAAAAAGCGGGGGTAGGCGTTGGAACAGTTTCAAGAGTAATTAATAATAATCCACATGTTAAAGCTCAAACCAAGGAACACGTCCTAAAAGTTATACAAGAACTTGGTTATTTGCCTAATCCACATGCAAGGAGGCTTTCAAGTGGACACACAAAAATAGTAACTACTATATTTCCTCAAATGGTTGGAGAATTTCATCAATTACTATTAAGTGGTATTGACAGTGAACTTGAAAAGGAAGGATATACTTCATTTGTTTACCCTCTATACAGTGAGAACAGGTATAACTTTGTCCGTGAAAGTTCAGATTTTGTGCTAGGAACTGATGGTTTAATAGTTGATGCATTAAATGTTGATCAACTTCTTTTACAATTTATTCCCAAAAATATGCCAGTTGTCTCTGTGGAGTACGAATCTGAAATGTATGATTCTGTTCTAGTAGATAATTATTACGGTGGAATGCTTGCAGGAGATTATCTTGCAAATTTCGACGAAGAAATTTATATTATTACTCATAAAAAAGAAGGTCAACTTGAAAGTACTGTTTTTGAAGAACGAGTAAACGGATTTATTGAATCTATCGAAAGAAAAGGAAGAAAAGTAACGCAAATTTTTGAAATCCAACTCGACTGGCTTCAAGCGTTTAACACAGCTAAAATAATCTTTTCAAATTCAAAAAAGTGTGCTATCTTTGCTGCTACTGATTACTTTGCCTTTCCTGTATTAGAATACGCAAGAGTTGTGGGGTTAGAACCAAACAAAGATTTCCACCTTTGTGGATTTGATAATCTTACACTTTCTGATATTTTAAATATTACTACTATAAAACAACCAATTGTAGAAATGGGATCAATTGCAGGTCAAATACTTCTGAGGAAAATTTTAGGTTATGTTAGAAAACCCCAAACAATTGTTTTAAAACCTGAACTTATTTTAAGAAAAACGTAA
- a CDS encoding SRPBCC family protein, with protein MLELKPIVFTEYIQAPIEKVWNTFVNENGWDPWFTDGMKMELKEGGKISFRWVRLTNGEIVTDSGYTVYLVQNKLWEFWWYEYEDGFRSRATMKFQRDDNKGTWITITDHTLVKNLNELEIRYGCAYGWGQMMVYAKTYIEKGLIII; from the coding sequence ATGCTTGAATTAAAACCTATAGTTTTTACAGAATATATCCAAGCTCCAATAGAAAAAGTATGGAATACTTTTGTAAATGAAAATGGTTGGGATCCATGGTTTACAGATGGAATGAAAATGGAATTAAAAGAAGGAGGAAAAATTTCCTTCAGATGGGTACGTCTCACAAATGGAGAAATAGTTACCGATAGTGGATACACCGTTTATTTAGTTCAAAATAAACTTTGGGAATTTTGGTGGTATGAATATGAAGACGGTTTTAGATCAAGAGCAACGATGAAGTTCCAGAGGGATGACAATAAAGGAACTTGGATAACAATAACAGATCACACTCTAGTTAAAAATCTAAATGAACTTGAAATAAGATACGGATGTGCGTACGGTTGGGGACAAATGATGGTATATGCTAAAACTTATATCGAAAAAGGACTGATAATTATATAA
- a CDS encoding CTP synthase yields MPQKFIVVTGGVLSGIGKGIFSASLARILKDSGINVNILKIDPYLNVDAGTMNPNQHGEVFVTEDGYEADLDLGHYERFLGIDVSRKNNITAGQIYLSVIQREREGKYLGSTVQIVPHVTAEIKERIKSMSGDLLVIEIGGTVGDIEGEVFLEAVRELAFEIGRENFLFAHVTYVPFLRTTNEFKTKPTQQSTQLLRKIGIHPDTIVVRTEGPIDANSLYKVALFSGVPRNMVINLPDSPNVYEVPNILHSLGLHRLVARKLNLEIRDNYTWHYPKSFELLKIAIIGKYLGTDDAYKSIIESIYLSGSQKPVIVDAQELEEMSDDQIEAYLEQFDALIIPGGFGRRGIEGKIKAIKYARENKKPILGICLGMQLMAIEFARNVGGLKEANSTEFDKNTPYPIVNMMESQKKILNLGGTMRLGAQKTIIEQGTLLSRVYKGQEIVYERHRHRYEVDVDAYADLFKKPGEQGYKLTISARSDFVEAIELDEHPFFVGVQYHPEYKTKVGAPHPLFKALVDVAGGNKI; encoded by the coding sequence GTGCCTCAAAAGTTTATAGTAGTAACTGGAGGAGTTTTAAGTGGTATAGGAAAAGGGATTTTTTCAGCATCTTTAGCAAGGATTTTAAAAGATAGTGGAATTAATGTAAATATTTTAAAAATAGATCCATACTTGAATGTAGACGCTGGAACAATGAATCCAAACCAACATGGAGAAGTTTTTGTAACGGAAGATGGATATGAAGCAGATCTTGATCTTGGGCATTATGAAAGATTTCTAGGTATAGATGTCTCAAGGAAAAATAATATTACAGCTGGTCAAATTTATCTTTCAGTGATTCAAAGAGAACGAGAAGGAAAGTACTTAGGTTCAACTGTTCAAATTGTCCCTCATGTTACTGCTGAAATTAAAGAAAGAATAAAATCAATGTCTGGAGACCTTCTAGTTATTGAAATAGGAGGAACCGTTGGAGATATTGAAGGAGAAGTCTTTCTTGAAGCAGTTAGGGAACTTGCATTTGAAATAGGAAGAGAGAATTTTTTATTTGCCCATGTAACGTATGTGCCTTTTCTTAGAACTACAAATGAGTTTAAAACTAAACCAACTCAACAATCAACTCAATTATTAAGAAAAATAGGCATACACCCTGATACTATAGTTGTACGAACTGAAGGTCCTATTGATGCAAATAGTTTATATAAGGTAGCGTTATTTAGTGGTGTTCCTAGAAATATGGTTATAAATCTTCCAGATTCTCCGAACGTGTATGAAGTTCCAAACATTTTACATTCACTTGGTCTTCATAGGCTTGTGGCAAGAAAGTTAAACTTAGAAATTAGAGATAATTATACCTGGCATTATCCAAAATCTTTTGAACTTTTAAAAATAGCAATAATTGGAAAATATTTGGGAACTGATGATGCTTATAAAAGCATAATAGAGTCAATTTACCTTTCTGGTTCACAAAAACCTGTTATTGTAGATGCCCAGGAATTGGAGGAAATGTCTGATGACCAGATTGAGGCTTATCTTGAACAGTTTGATGCTCTAATTATTCCTGGTGGATTTGGTAGAAGAGGAATAGAAGGAAAAATAAAGGCTATAAAGTACGCAAGAGAGAATAAAAAACCGATTCTTGGTATTTGTCTTGGAATGCAATTAATGGCAATTGAATTTGCTAGAAATGTTGGAGGATTAAAAGAGGCAAATTCTACGGAATTTGATAAAAACACACCCTATCCTATAGTAAATATGATGGAATCCCAAAAGAAAATATTAAATCTTGGAGGTACGATGAGATTAGGTGCACAGAAAACCATTATTGAACAAGGAACTCTCTTAAGTAGAGTTTATAAAGGACAGGAAATAGTATATGAAAGGCACAGACATAGATACGAAGTTGACGTCGATGCCTATGCAGATTTATTTAAAAAACCAGGGGAACAAGGATATAAATTAACTATTTCAGCAAGGTCCGATTTTGTGGAAGCAATAGAGCTTGATGAACATCCATTTTTTGTTGGAGTTCAGTATCATCCAGAGTATAAGACCAAAGTAGGAGCCCCTCATCCGTTGTTTAAAGCTCTTGTTGATGTTGCAGGAGGGAATAAAATATGA
- a CDS encoding ATP-dependent helicase yields MIEEILKNELDQEQFDAVTKSEGKTLVIAGPGSGKTRVITYKIAYLISKGIKPSEIMLVTFTKAAAKEMLQRAKQVSKSKLEGLLGGTFHHICNLFLRKYGTVIGIKNNFTILDTEDSKDVMENARAQIIPKSEKKRMPTAKQLLAINSYMNNTLCSIREAISKFNPAFLEHEHIIEQILIKYQQEKSLQNSLDYDDLLINTLHILSTNKAIRLKESSRFKWILVDEFQDTNIVQFQIANLLSEVHGNLMVVGDDAQSIYSFRGARFENVLEFQKEAKVFKIQTNYRSSQEIVNLINELLPKKAIPKVLRATRKTGTKPFLVQVFDHYDEADFVANEILNYHNQGISLNDIAVLYRAHAHSLELQLELSKHGIPFKIFSGLRFTETAHVKDSLAFLKVTVNPSEKISWTRLLKLLSGIGKIKANRIAESIVKSQNPFKELENIKEKSEEFKTVRKIILESLEFENPGKRLEKFYLEFYRSYLERSYDDYRERQEDLERLIEMAGFYQNTENFLTDILISESYEISQVNEFETDKEKEKVTLTTVHQAKGLEWKVVFILSINPGDFPHIMSLRENNLDEEERLFYVAITRAKDYLYLIYSVGGSSRIFYGNDYIMRRGKNFIDDIPFHLVEHLEYGVGK; encoded by the coding sequence ATGATAGAAGAAATTTTAAAAAACGAACTTGACCAAGAACAATTCGATGCTGTAACAAAATCCGAGGGTAAAACACTTGTTATAGCAGGACCAGGCAGTGGAAAAACAAGAGTCATAACCTATAAAATAGCCTATTTAATTAGTAAAGGAATAAAACCATCTGAAATAATGCTCGTTACCTTCACAAAAGCAGCAGCAAAAGAAATGTTACAAAGAGCAAAACAAGTATCAAAATCAAAACTAGAAGGATTACTAGGAGGAACTTTTCACCATATCTGCAACCTATTCCTCAGAAAATATGGGACAGTTATTGGTATAAAAAACAACTTTACAATCCTAGATACAGAAGATTCAAAAGACGTCATGGAAAATGCAAGAGCACAAATAATTCCAAAATCTGAAAAAAAACGGATGCCTACAGCCAAGCAACTCCTTGCAATCAATTCATACATGAACAACACACTTTGTTCCATAAGAGAAGCTATCTCTAAATTTAACCCAGCTTTCCTTGAACACGAACATATCATAGAACAAATACTCATAAAATATCAACAAGAAAAATCTCTTCAAAATTCTCTAGACTATGATGATCTTCTAATTAATACATTACATATTCTTTCTACAAACAAAGCAATTAGACTCAAAGAGTCTTCAAGATTCAAATGGATACTTGTCGACGAATTTCAAGATACTAACATAGTTCAATTCCAAATAGCAAACCTTCTTTCAGAAGTACATGGTAACTTAATGGTTGTTGGTGATGATGCACAAAGTATCTATTCTTTCAGAGGGGCAAGATTTGAGAATGTTCTTGAGTTCCAAAAAGAAGCCAAAGTTTTTAAAATTCAAACAAACTATCGCAGTTCTCAAGAAATAGTCAATCTTATTAACGAACTCCTTCCAAAAAAAGCTATCCCTAAAGTTTTACGTGCTACACGTAAAACAGGAACAAAACCTTTTCTTGTTCAAGTCTTCGATCACTATGATGAAGCTGACTTTGTTGCTAACGAAATATTAAACTACCACAATCAAGGTATTTCATTAAACGATATAGCAGTATTATACAGGGCTCATGCTCATTCCCTTGAACTCCAACTTGAACTTTCGAAACACGGTATACCTTTTAAAATATTTTCTGGTCTAAGATTTACCGAAACAGCCCATGTAAAAGATTCTCTTGCTTTCCTTAAAGTTACAGTAAATCCATCTGAAAAAATTTCATGGACTAGATTACTTAAATTGTTATCAGGTATTGGAAAGATTAAGGCCAATAGAATAGCCGAAAGCATTGTCAAATCACAAAATCCATTCAAGGAATTAGAAAATATAAAAGAAAAAAGTGAGGAATTCAAAACAGTTAGGAAAATTATTCTGGAGAGTTTAGAATTCGAAAATCCTGGAAAAAGACTAGAAAAGTTTTATTTAGAATTTTATAGAAGCTATCTTGAACGATCGTATGATGACTACAGAGAAAGACAAGAAGATTTAGAAAGATTAATTGAAATGGCAGGATTTTACCAAAATACAGAAAATTTTCTTACAGACATCTTAATCAGTGAAAGTTACGAAATATCTCAAGTAAATGAGTTTGAAACTGACAAGGAAAAAGAAAAAGTTACTTTAACAACTGTCCATCAAGCAAAAGGACTTGAATGGAAAGTTGTTTTCATATTAAGTATAAATCCCGGGGACTTTCCACACATTATGTCTTTAAGAGAAAATAATTTAGACGAAGAAGAAAGACTATTTTATGTAGCAATTACTAGAGCAAAAGATTACCTATATTTAATTTACAGCGTCGGTGGATCTTCACGAATATTCTACGGAAATGACTACATCATGCGTCGAGGAAAAAACTTTATTGATGATATTCCTTTTCATCTTGTCGAACATCTAGAATATGGAGTGGGAAAATGA
- a CDS encoding competence/damage-inducible protein A codes for MKNAIILAIGNELVEGIIVDTNSKYVANKLLDYGFKIIAIKTLPDDLEILVPEIKESLDKADLVVTTGGLGPTNDDLTREAISLATGKKLIYNEKLGEKILKKAEEYYKEVPENVKRQGYIFEGAIVIENPVGTAPGQLLKLGNKTIIILPGPPTELQPIFQKILKYLEKDNPIYVRRIKTIGIPEAVLVEKYKKIIYSRPDITVATMASYKSGVELRFSGKYSLKNEIDKIVQKLLEKISEYVYAIDEKNIEEVLFEKLKMLGKTVSFAESCTGGLVSSIFVNVPGISKVFKGAIVAYSNEIKEKILNVKKETLQQFGAVSKECVMEMAKGVSSLFSTDYSIAISGIAGPTGGSKEKPVGTVWICAYKLESNEYLYEKFLFKGNREIIRYKAVLHSFNLLRRLIHEEKKKNNN; via the coding sequence ATGAAAAATGCTATAATACTTGCTATCGGAAATGAACTTGTTGAAGGAATTATTGTTGATACTAATTCAAAATATGTAGCAAATAAACTATTAGACTATGGTTTTAAAATAATTGCCATTAAAACCTTACCAGATGATTTAGAAATTCTTGTTCCGGAAATAAAAGAATCATTAGATAAAGCCGACTTAGTTGTAACAACTGGAGGACTTGGACCAACAAATGATGATTTAACTCGCGAAGCCATATCTCTTGCTACAGGAAAGAAGCTAATATATAACGAAAAGTTAGGAGAAAAAATCCTAAAAAAAGCAGAAGAATATTACAAAGAAGTTCCAGAAAACGTTAAAAGACAAGGATATATTTTCGAAGGAGCCATTGTTATTGAAAATCCTGTGGGAACAGCTCCAGGACAATTGTTAAAACTCGGAAACAAAACCATTATCATTCTACCTGGTCCTCCCACGGAATTACAACCTATCTTTCAAAAAATATTAAAATATCTTGAAAAAGACAATCCTATATACGTTAGAAGAATAAAAACAATAGGAATTCCGGAAGCTGTTCTCGTTGAAAAATATAAAAAAATCATATACTCGCGACCTGACATAACTGTTGCAACAATGGCAAGTTATAAATCCGGAGTTGAATTAAGATTTTCTGGAAAGTATTCGTTAAAAAATGAAATAGACAAAATCGTCCAAAAGCTTTTAGAAAAAATTTCTGAATATGTTTATGCTATTGATGAAAAAAATATTGAAGAAGTGCTTTTTGAAAAATTGAAGATGCTTGGCAAAACTGTTTCCTTTGCCGAATCTTGTACAGGAGGGCTTGTTTCTTCAATCTTCGTAAATGTTCCTGGAATTTCAAAAGTTTTTAAAGGTGCAATTGTTGCATATTCTAACGAAATAAAAGAAAAAATATTAAACGTAAAAAAAGAAACTTTGCAACAATTTGGAGCAGTTAGCAAGGAATGTGTAATGGAGATGGCAAAAGGAGTCTCCTCTTTGTTTTCTACAGACTATTCGATCGCAATTTCCGGTATAGCAGGACCTACAGGAGGCTCGAAAGAAAAACCTGTTGGTACTGTTTGGATTTGTGCTTATAAACTTGAAAGCAATGAATACTTATATGAAAAGTTCTTATTTAAAGGGAATAGGGAAATAATTAGATACAAAGCTGTTTTACATTCTTTCAATCTTCTAAGGAGGTTAATCCATGAGGAAAAAAAGAAAAATAACAATTAA